A window of Mycolicibacterium holsaticum DSM 44478 = JCM 12374 genomic DNA:
CACCGCGATGCGGTCAACACCACGTGCACGCCGTAGGAAAGCCCTTGTGCGGCAAGCGCGGTGATCGGCGCTTCGAGCGCGTCGAACTCCTGGCGCAGGGTGGCCCATCCGTCGACCACCAGGAAGACGTCACCGAACGGGTCTTCGCGCACCCCCGGGTCGCAGGCGGCCCGTCGCGCCCGATAGTCGACCACCGAATCGATGCCCAGCCGGCGGAACCGTTCTTCCCTGGCCCGGATCACCGACTGCATCACCGCGACCGTGCGACGACACAGATCGAGGTCGCGCCGACCTGCCACCGCACCCACATGTGGCAGGTCACGCAGCGACGACAGGCCGCCGCCGCCGAAATCCAGGCAGTAGAAGCCGACCTCTGCGGGATCGTTCGCCTCGGCCAGCGCCAGCATCATCGTGCGCAGCGCCGTCGACTTCCCGGACCGCGGCGCCCCGACGATCGCCACATTTCCAGCCGCACCGGACAACTCGACGGTCAGCACGTCGTGGCGTTGCTCGAACGGGCGGTCCACCAATCCGATCGGCACCCGCAATCCGCGCAGATCGCCAGTCACCAGCATGTCCAGCGTGGGTGAGGTGGTCAGCGGCGGCAACCAGACCTGGTGTGCGGGGGTACCGTGCCCGGCCAGCCGATCCACCACCGTATCGAGCACCGTGCGCCGACGGCGGCGTGCGACGTCGGCCGCGGTGGCTTCGGGGGCGGACACCGGCGCGGCGGTGAACCGTCGCGGCGACACTGACCGGGGTGCGACGGCCGCCGTGTCGACGACGCCGGACACAAACGCCGTCTGAAACCGGGTCAGGTCACCGGCCGCAGTCTTGAGGTAGGCCGCACCAGGGCTGCTCGGCAGGTGGTAGGCGTCGGGGACTCCGAGTACGGCGCGGGATTCGCCTGCCGAGAACGTCTTCAGGCAGATCCGGTAGGAGAGATGGGTTTCCAGGCCGCGCAACCGGCCTTCGTCGAGCCGCTGGCTGGCCAGCAACAAGTGCATGCCCAGCGAGCGGCCCAGCCGTCCGATCGCCACGAACAACTCGGCGAAGTCGGGATGGTGGCTCAGCAGTTCGGAGAACTCGTCGACCACGATGAACAAGACGGGCAACGACCCAAGCGGTCTCCCCTGCGCGCGGGCGCGGTCGTAGTCGGCCACGTTGGCGAATCCCCCGGCCGACCGCAACAATTCCTGCCTGCGGTGCATCTCGCCTACCAGCGCGTCGCTCATCCGGGTGACCAGGTGCGCCTCGTCGGCGAGGTTGGTGATGATCGCGGCGACGTGCCGGAGCCGGTCCAATCCCAGAAACGTTGCGCCGCCCTTGAAGTCGATCAACACCAGGTTCAGCGCCTCGGGCGGATGCGCCGCGACCATGCCAAGCACCAGCGACCGCAGGAACTCCGATTTGCCGGAACCCGTCGCCCCGACGCACAGCCCGTGCGGACCCATGCCGTTCTGCGCGGCCTCATTGATGTCCAGACGCACCGGCGCGCCGTCCTGTGCGACTCCGATGGGGACCGCCTCGATGACCCTGCCACCGCTCGAAGCCCACTGCCGGTCGATGTCCATGCGGGTCGGATCGTCGATCCCCATCAGGTCCAGCCAGCCGCGGCCCGGGTTCGATTGGTGCGCCCCGTCGGACGGCACGCCCAGGCGGTAGGGCGCCAACCGTCGCGCACACGTGAGCGCCTGGGTGCACGTCAGCGCATCGGGATACGCGAGTGCGTCGATATCCACGCGCAACCCGTTCGCGGCTGCGGCCAGCGTGGCACCGACATCGACGACGGTGATCCGGCCGTCGCACCGGGTCGGGTCGAAACCCGTTATGGCGCCGCCGTCGGCGATCACCAGGGTCCAATCCGGCGCGGCATCAACGGCTTCGCTGAGGCTGCCGTACACCAGCCGCAACGGTCCGACGGCGTCAACCTCGCGGCGATGCTGGTGGTGCGGCAGCCATTTGAGCCAGTCCCACTCGTCACACGTCTCGGGGCTGACCGCCGCGGCGATCGCAAGGTGGTCCGGACCGTGGCTCACCGCAAGCTGGCAGACCATCGCCCGCATCAGCGCGCGGGCGGCGCTGACATCGCCCTCTACGCTGAGCACGGAATGTTCGCGCAGGGCGACGACGACGGGTACGTCGGTGATGGTGGACCGCTGCCGGATCAACCGGCGCATCGCGGCCACGGTGAGCGGATCGTGCTCTTCTGCGGCTCCCAGGGTGGGCGGCACCAACGCGGTGCACAGCGGTTGGTGGCCGGTCCCGACCCGGACACGACCGAAATCGGCATCCCCGGGTCTGCGCTCCCACATCCGCGGGCCGCCGACGAGGGTCCACAGCGCATCCGGATCCGGATGGCTCCACCACAGCGCCCGATGCTGGTCGTGGGCGACTTGGCTGGTCGCAACGTCAAGCGCGTCGAGATAGCGCAGATAGCTCTGCCGGTCCCGGTTGAGTTCGGCGCAGTGGTTCGCGCCGCGTGCACCGTAGGCGACGCTGCCGAGCACCGACACCAGCATCATCACCGGGAAGAACAGGAACATCGGGTTGCGTGCCGACCCTGCGCCCGACGTGAAGTAGAAGGCCATCATCCCGACCGCGGCCACCAGCATGGCAAGCGGCATCAGGCGGGCAACCGGGTTCACCGGCACCGCCTTGGGCGCCTGCGGCGGCGCCTCAACGGCCAGATCTCCGGATGCCATCGGTGGCACCGGAAGTCGCGTCCCTCGGACAAACTCCATCGAACGTTGGACGTCGCGGGTGGCGTCCCGGTTCCATCCACAACCCCGGAATTTGCCGCGCACCCACATCCGCGAGCGGGGTTACGGTGACTGTGCACGGTGGGATTTCGGGGGTATGCGGTGCGAAATGCGCTATGCCGGCTAACGGTTCAGCACGACGGCGATGACGATGCCTTCACAGAGGTGGACCTCGCACTGCCGCGCAACACGCACCTGTGTCAGCTGATGCCGTCGATTGTGGAGCTGGCACGCGGCGAGGACGCAGCGACGGCAGGCTCTCGCTGGCGGCTGTTCCGCATCGACGGCCACCCGCTCGAGGAATCGATGACGCTGGACCAGAACGACGTCGACGACGGGGCGACGTTGCTGCTCACCACCGTCGCCCCACCCGAGCCGGTGTGGGTACCCTGCGACGTCAGCCACGTCGCCGCGCGGCTCACCAACGCCGCCGAGCCCACCGCGCTGCTCCCCGTCGCGGGCGCTGTGGTCGCGGCAGCCGTTGCCGCCGCGGCGCTGTGCTGGGCGGCCGCCCCGATGACTGCCCGCCTTGCCACGGCGGTGGGCATGGCCGCCGCTGCCGCGCTGACGGCGGCCATGGTGGACCGGACACATACCGATGGGCCGGTGGGTGCGACGTTGAGCGTGTCGGCGGTGATGTACTCGACCGCAGCGGGTTTCGTCGCAGTTCCTGCCGGTCCGGCCGCAGCGCATCTGCTGCTGGCATCTGCGGCGGCGATGTCGATGTCCATGGTGCTGCTGCGCCTGACGCGCTGCGCCGTCATGTGGTTGACGGCGATCGCCGCCGCCGCGGCGTTGCTCGCCACGGCGACTGGCGTCGCTGTCGCGTGGCGTCTTCAACCGGCTGCCGTCGGCGCCCTGCTCGCGTGCGGGTCGCTGCTTGCTTTGACGGTGGCGCCGCGTATGTCGATGATCGTCACCGGCATCGGACCCTCGCCGCCGGACCTGGCCGAGCCGGTGCCCGACGCCTTCCGGGTGATGTCGACCCAGCACGTGCTTACCGGACTGGTTGTCGGCGCCACGACATCTGCAACGGTGGGTTGCGCGGTACTCACCTTCGACGCCGCACCGCCGAGCGTGGCGTTCGTCGCCGCGGTCGCCGTCGTGCTGCTGCTGCGGACCCGCACCCATGCGGTTTCGGCTCGGCGCACCGCTCTGGGACTCGGTGGGATCGCCACGGCAGCACTGTTTTTCGCGATGGCTACGGTCGCGGTACCCGGCCAAGTCTACTGGCTCAGCCCGTTGGTGGGGTTGGCGGGCGTCGCGGGGCTGAGCCGACTGTTGGGCCTGACGGCCGGTCCCGTGGTGCAGCGCATCGTCGACGTCATCGAATATGTCGCTGTCGCAGCGGTGGTGCCGTTGGCCTGCTGGGTCGCCGGAGTGTACGGGGCGGTGCGGGCGACGGGTCTGCTATGACGCAGGCAAGGATGCTGTTGGCGGTGCTCTTGGCCGTTTCACCGGTGTGCGTGGCATCGCCTGCAGCAGCGGTGAACCCACCGCCGGTGGATGACTCGCTGCTGCCCAGGGCGACGTCACCCGCACCACCGCAGCCCACCCGGCAACAAGAGCCGTGTGTGTCCACCGCGCAGTCCACCGAGGACACCGGGTCGGCCCAACTCGACGCCCTTGACCTGCCGTCGGTCTGGACGCTGACCCGCGGCGCCGGTCAGACCGTCGCGGTCATCGACACCGGGGTGACGCGGCACCGCCTGCTGCCCCACCTCATCCCGGGCGGCGACTACGTCTCGACCGGTGACGGCACCGAGGATTGCGACGGTCACGGCACGATCGTGGCCGGTATCGTCGGAGCGGCCGCAGAACCCGGTGACGGCAACACCTTTCGGGGCGTCGCGCCCGACGCGACGATCCTGGGTATCCGCCAGTCCAGCAGCAAGTTCCGTGCCGTCGACGAGCCGACCGGTTCCGGGTTCGGCGACGTCGACACCCTGGCCACGGCGGTCCGCACCGCCGCCGATATGGGCGCCACCGTGATCAACGTGTCCACGGTGGCCTGCCTGCCCGCCGAGGACGTGCTGGACGACCGCGCTCTCGGTGCGGCGCTGGCGTACGCCGTCGACGTGAAGAACGCCGTCGTGGTGGCCGCTGCCGGAAACGTCGGTGGCACCGGACAATGCCCCCAGCAGAACCCGGTGGATTCCGCGCGGACCGGCCGACCCGACTGGGCGGGTGTGCAGGTGGTGGTCAGCCCCGCCTGGTACGACGACTACGTGCTGACGGTCGGCTCGGTGGGTCCCAACGGTGCGCCGTCGGACTTCAGCCTGGCGGGCCCGTGGGTCGACGTCGCCGCACCCGGCGAAGGGGTGGTGTCGTTGGATCCCGACGGCGAGGGTGTCGTCGCCGAGCTGCCCGCGCCCGGCGGCGCGACGCCGATCGCAGGCACGAGTTACGCCGCCCCGGTCGTGGCCGGGATCGCCGCGTTGCTGCGGTCACGTTCACCGGAGTTGACGGCGCGACAGGTGATGGCACGCATCGAGGGCACCGCGCGTCATCCCGCCGCCGGATGGGATCCGGTGGTCGGACATGGGGTTGTCGATCCCGTTGCCGCGGTCACCGGCGGTCCCGCCCAGCCGTACGCTGCCGACGCGCCGTCGCCACGCCGGGTGTCGGTCCCCGCCGTGAACCCACCGGACGAACGGCCCGCACACATCGCCGTGCGCGGTGCGGTGATCTGTGTTGTGGTGTCGGCGGTTGTGGTCGCGGTGGCGTGGTTACGACGGCGACCCGAGGGTGTCGCGCACGATTGACGCCGCCCCGACGCTGAGCTCCGGTCCCCGTGGGAGCCTGGCCAGCACCGGCCACGGCGCAGGCACCGGCGGACCGGACAGCCCGAGCCGTTTGGCGGCGTCCTCGTCGTGCACGCCGAACGCCACCCCGGAGGGGTCGACGTAGTACAGCGCACCGGTGTCGGCGCCCGCCCCCGTCACACCGGATGCGCGCACGTAGGCTGCGCGCCCGCGCGGCAGGTAGATACGGTCGATGCCAGCCCCGGCACCGTCGGCCTGCGCCAGCGTCGTGGCCGCATCGGCGTCGTGCCTCGGCAGCGAATTGCCTACCACAACTGCATGTTCCGCCGACGCCGACCAGCTCCACAGCGTACACAACACAGGGTCGTCGGCCACACCACCGCGTTGGGGGAATCGGCCGACGGGAAGGTCGTCGACGACGGGCACGGTTCCGATCACTCCCGGCTCGACGGTGGTGATGTCGGGCCGGCCCGCAGCGTACGTGAACCGGATGAGATCGGCGGCGACCGCACCGATGCGCTGCACACCGTCGCTGAGCACGACGTAGTACTCGGTCGAATCCGCCTGCGGCAGACGGACGACCGTGCCCACGGCGATCCCGTGCAGCCTGGCCGGCCCCGCTGCGCCGGCGTGCGCGATGGCGGGCACGGTGAGTGCGGGGACCTCCGGGACCGCGTCGAGCAATGCCCGGGAGAGGATGCGGGGCTCGACACCGTCGAGTTGCAGCGCACGAACCACGGCGGGGTTACGCAGGTCCACCCGTGCCCGCACCCCGTCGTAGAGCAGGTAGGTCGCCGCGGCGCCTTCTCCCCCCGCGACGACCAGAGCGTTGCGGCCCACATCCATGCCTTCGGTAGCCGCGCCGACGAGCAGCGTGGTCGTCGATGCGGCGTCCTGGCACACCGTCCAGTTGGACTCCTGCGCATCCAGCGGCGACGACAAGGTGTTCGGGGCGCCGGGAATACCCACCAGCGCACCCCTTTTCGCACGGTCGACGGCCGATGCGCTGACCAGTTCCGGAGTGGCCGCCGTGCCCGCGATCAGCCGGGCCGAGGCGAGGTTGAGCGCCGGGTGCATGGTGTCACCGATCCGCACGTACAACGCGCCGGAGTCACGCACCATGACGATCGGTGCGCTGCCCAACGCGCCCTTGGGCGCCAGGACCGCCAGGACCGCGCAGGCGGCGATGGCGATGACCGCCAGCACGCAGCCCGCCGTCAGCGAAAGCGCTTGTGCACGCAGCGGATCGTCGAGCATCCGAACGTCACCGCGGACCAGGGCGTGCGACATCCGGCGCACCAGGAAACGGTATCCGCTGATCTGCAGTCTGCTCGTCGGCTCGCCAACCATGCCTCCCCCGCGATCAGCCTATCGGCCGGGCGGACGTGCGAGTCGCACCAAGTTAACGCCAGCGGGCCCACACGTAGGGCACCAGGGCACGCAAGAAGTCGAGATCAGATCCCGGGCGGGCGTCGGCGAACGCCTGCTCGAAGTACTCCTCGGCGACCAGCAGGATCCCCTCGGCGTATTCGCTCGTGAACGTGATGCTGCCGTAGTCGTCCATCAGCGCCCGGATGGTGCGGACGGTCTCGACGGAACGTTGCGCCCTGGTCCGGCGAAGATGATCGCGCACGAGCTCGCGATCGGCGTCGGCAGCGGCGGACAGCAGATGCACGAGCGGCAGGGTGCGCTTGCCCTCGAAGAGGTCACCGAGGATCTCCTTGCCGTACGTGTGCTCGTCGCCCAGCAGGTTCAGCAGATCGTCGCGGATCTGAAACGCCGCACCGAAATGGAAGCCGAACCGGACCAGCCCGGTGAGCTCCGCGGTCCCCCGAGAGCCGACGATGGCACCCACCCGCAACGGGTGAATGGTGGTGTACCAACAGGTTTTATGCATGATGAGGTTGAGGTAGTCCTCTGGGGTGACGTTCTCGACGTTGTCGAGCTGCCAACCCACCTCTGTCGCCTGGCCTTCCAGCGTGCGCAACGCCATGGTGTCGAACTCACCCCACACCAGGTCGGCGAGATCACGGTCCAGCCGCCGGGTCGCGCGCCGCAGCACCTGGCTCGCCACGATCGCCAGCCCGTCACCGGCGTTCAGCGCGGCCGCCATGCCGTGGGCCGCCGCCAGCGTCGGCCGGCCTCGGCGCATCTCGCTGCCGTCCGCGATGTCGTCATGTACGAGAAAAGCGTTGTGCAACAGCTCGATTGCCACCGCGATACCCAGCAGATCGTTCGGATCACCGCCGAACGCCCGGCCTGCCGAAAGACACAACGCGGGCCGAAGGGCCTTGCCGGGCCGCGACGGATATTCACGCATCGGCCCGTACAACCATTGGACGGGTTCGCCGTCGGGCATCGCGTCCAGCATCGAGCGTCGCACGGTGCGGGCCACCCGGCGAAGCCGGCTCTCGACCTCGGTGATCAGGTCTTGCCGTTGCGCGGCGTCCGTCATGCGCTGGGGGCACGCACGATCAGTGCGATCGGCAGCCAGACGTCGGCGTGCCCGTCGGCCAGAAGCGTGCCGCGGTAGCAGCCCGGTGCGACGTCGTCGCCGACGTCGATCTCCACCGTCACCCCGCGACTGGACCGGGCGAACATCGGCACCGCGTCGGGCTCGAAGCGCACCATGTCCGATGCGATGACGCCGCCGTCGTGCGACAGCAGATCACTGCACCGCAGCCGCACCTTGCCCATGTCGACCGCGCCGCCGTTGTGCAGCCACACCTCCGACGAGACCGCACCGGGTTGCTCGGCGTCGAGGCAAAGCTGCCCGGCCGAGGTGGCGTTCGCCAGATCGAGCGTGGCCTCGTCGGTCTGCGTGGTTGCTCCCGCCCCGGTCAGCGACCGGGTGAGCTGATCGGCGAGCTTCTGCCACGCCGACAGCACCCGATCCACGTCATGGCCCGGCGGCGTCGCGGCCGGCCCGTCCGATGCGCCGCCACCGCCTTCCAACCCCTCCTCGGCGATGCGGACGAACCGGTTGACGACCTCGGTGGCGGCTCGAAACCCGCGGGCCTGCACCGAGCTCAGCACCCGGGCGTTGGCGGCCGGGTCGAACGCTGCGGCCCACGGCAGGTCGGCGATGCTCCCGTCGTCTCGAATCTGGTCGCTGACCACCCGAAATCCTCCCCGAAATCGGCCCGGCGACGGGGCCGCACAACGGTATGCTAAATCGTCTGATAGCGAGAGGCGGGGCAATGGCTATACGACAGTCCGTCTTGGCCCTGTACGGCGCGATCACCCAGGGACTCACCGCCTTAAACGACGCCACGACCAGCAGCACCGAGGACCGCGAAAGCCTGCGCGCCATGACGACCCAGTTCGCCGGGCTCACCGGCAGCGCCGGCGAACGCGGTTGGTACGGGGAACTTCTTCGCTATTTCGATGACCACCGCACCGGCGAGCAGCGGGTCACCGCCGACAATCTCCGCGACGCGGTCGCAGACCTCACCGCAGAAGACAACGACCCGCTGCAGCCCACGTGGGCATACCGGGCCATCGTGGCCGGGTACGTGTTGGATCGCCTGGCGCTGGCCGGCGTCGGGCCCATGGAGGAACCGGGCCTGCTCGCGGCGATGATCGCCGCCTCGCC
This region includes:
- the eccD gene encoding type VII secretion integral membrane protein EccD yields the protein MRNALCRLTVQHDGDDDAFTEVDLALPRNTHLCQLMPSIVELARGEDAATAGSRWRLFRIDGHPLEESMTLDQNDVDDGATLLLTTVAPPEPVWVPCDVSHVAARLTNAAEPTALLPVAGAVVAAAVAAAALCWAAAPMTARLATAVGMAAAAALTAAMVDRTHTDGPVGATLSVSAVMYSTAAGFVAVPAGPAAAHLLLASAAAMSMSMVLLRLTRCAVMWLTAIAAAAALLATATGVAVAWRLQPAAVGALLACGSLLALTVAPRMSMIVTGIGPSPPDLAEPVPDAFRVMSTQHVLTGLVVGATTSATVGCAVLTFDAAPPSVAFVAAVAVVLLLRTRTHAVSARRTALGLGGIATAALFFAMATVAVPGQVYWLSPLVGLAGVAGLSRLLGLTAGPVVQRIVDVIEYVAVAAVVPLACWVAGVYGAVRATGLL
- a CDS encoding polyprenyl synthetase family protein yields the protein MTDAAQRQDLITEVESRLRRVARTVRRSMLDAMPDGEPVQWLYGPMREYPSRPGKALRPALCLSAGRAFGGDPNDLLGIAVAIELLHNAFLVHDDIADGSEMRRGRPTLAAAHGMAAALNAGDGLAIVASQVLRRATRRLDRDLADLVWGEFDTMALRTLEGQATEVGWQLDNVENVTPEDYLNLIMHKTCWYTTIHPLRVGAIVGSRGTAELTGLVRFGFHFGAAFQIRDDLLNLLGDEHTYGKEILGDLFEGKRTLPLVHLLSAAADADRELVRDHLRRTRAQRSVETVRTIRALMDDYGSITFTSEYAEGILLVAEEYFEQAFADARPGSDLDFLRALVPYVWARWR
- the eccB gene encoding type VII secretion protein EccB gives rise to the protein MVGEPTSRLQISGYRFLVRRMSHALVRGDVRMLDDPLRAQALSLTAGCVLAVIAIAACAVLAVLAPKGALGSAPIVMVRDSGALYVRIGDTMHPALNLASARLIAGTAATPELVSASAVDRAKRGALVGIPGAPNTLSSPLDAQESNWTVCQDAASTTTLLVGAATEGMDVGRNALVVAGGEGAAATYLLYDGVRARVDLRNPAVVRALQLDGVEPRILSRALLDAVPEVPALTVPAIAHAGAAGPARLHGIAVGTVVRLPQADSTEYYVVLSDGVQRIGAVAADLIRFTYAAGRPDITTVEPGVIGTVPVVDDLPVGRFPQRGGVADDPVLCTLWSWSASAEHAVVVGNSLPRHDADAATTLAQADGAGAGIDRIYLPRGRAAYVRASGVTGAGADTGALYYVDPSGVAFGVHDEDAAKRLGLSGPPVPAPWPVLARLPRGPELSVGAASIVRDTLGSPS
- the mycP gene encoding type VII secretion-associated serine protease mycosin, with amino-acid sequence MTQARMLLAVLLAVSPVCVASPAAAVNPPPVDDSLLPRATSPAPPQPTRQQEPCVSTAQSTEDTGSAQLDALDLPSVWTLTRGAGQTVAVIDTGVTRHRLLPHLIPGGDYVSTGDGTEDCDGHGTIVAGIVGAAAEPGDGNTFRGVAPDATILGIRQSSSKFRAVDEPTGSGFGDVDTLATAVRTAADMGATVINVSTVACLPAEDVLDDRALGAALAYAVDVKNAVVVAAAGNVGGTGQCPQQNPVDSARTGRPDWAGVQVVVSPAWYDDYVLTVGSVGPNGAPSDFSLAGPWVDVAAPGEGVVSLDPDGEGVVAELPAPGGATPIAGTSYAAPVVAGIAALLRSRSPELTARQVMARIEGTARHPAAGWDPVVGHGVVDPVAAVTGGPAQPYAADAPSPRRVSVPAVNPPDERPAHIAVRGAVICVVVSAVVVAVAWLRRRPEGVAHD
- the eccCa gene encoding type VII secretion protein EccCa translates to MEFVRGTRLPVPPMASGDLAVEAPPQAPKAVPVNPVARLMPLAMLVAAVGMMAFYFTSGAGSARNPMFLFFPVMMLVSVLGSVAYGARGANHCAELNRDRQSYLRYLDALDVATSQVAHDQHRALWWSHPDPDALWTLVGGPRMWERRPGDADFGRVRVGTGHQPLCTALVPPTLGAAEEHDPLTVAAMRRLIRQRSTITDVPVVVALREHSVLSVEGDVSAARALMRAMVCQLAVSHGPDHLAIAAAVSPETCDEWDWLKWLPHHQHRREVDAVGPLRLVYGSLSEAVDAAPDWTLVIADGGAITGFDPTRCDGRITVVDVGATLAAAANGLRVDIDALAYPDALTCTQALTCARRLAPYRLGVPSDGAHQSNPGRGWLDLMGIDDPTRMDIDRQWASSGGRVIEAVPIGVAQDGAPVRLDINEAAQNGMGPHGLCVGATGSGKSEFLRSLVLGMVAAHPPEALNLVLIDFKGGATFLGLDRLRHVAAIITNLADEAHLVTRMSDALVGEMHRRQELLRSAGGFANVADYDRARAQGRPLGSLPVLFIVVDEFSELLSHHPDFAELFVAIGRLGRSLGMHLLLASQRLDEGRLRGLETHLSYRICLKTFSAGESRAVLGVPDAYHLPSSPGAAYLKTAAGDLTRFQTAFVSGVVDTAAVAPRSVSPRRFTAAPVSAPEATAADVARRRRRTVLDTVVDRLAGHGTPAHQVWLPPLTTSPTLDMLVTGDLRGLRVPIGLVDRPFEQRHDVLTVELSGAAGNVAIVGAPRSGKSTALRTMMLALAEANDPAEVGFYCLDFGGGGLSSLRDLPHVGAVAGRRDLDLCRRTVAVMQSVIRAREERFRRLGIDSVVDYRARRAACDPGVREDPFGDVFLVVDGWATLRQEFDALEAPITALAAQGLSYGVHVVLTASRWAELRPALKDQIATRIELRLGEPAESEMDRKRARQLGAAGPGRGITGDGREMLIALPRWDGHATPSGLGEAVAARVARLRDRYGGRCAPPVELLPSRIELSDLVARTRPSAAHLLIGMGERELQPVTVDFAAQPHLLVLGEAESGKTALLRLLCHQIVCGASSEEAQVEIIDFRRALLGVVESEHLAGYAASPAALTSRVPSLLSRLEARMPGANVTQQQLRSRSWWSGPQIYVVVDDYDLVVTSTGNPLTPLADLLPHAKDLGLHLIVARRSSGAARAMFDPLLTRLREPGCTGLMLSADPEEGVLLGAVRPTSLPPGRGTLITRGDARQLVQVAWVDPP